The DNA sequence TCGAACGGCCCGGTCTTCTTCCATCCCCGCGCCAGCGTCGCGTACAGGTCATGCAGGCCATTGGGCGGCGTGGTGCCGAACTTGCCCGCCCACCCTTGAAACTTGAAATGGGATGCAAGCGGCGTCTGCACGCTGGTCAGCGCCAGTCCCTTGTCCGCGCCCAGCACCTCATAGCCGCCGGTCAGCGTAAAGCCGCGCACGCCCAGCGCTGCTTCGCCCAGCCAATAGGTCGCGGCGTAATCGTTGGGATTGCGGTGCCAGTCGCTTTGCCGCGCGACGCTGGCGACATAACCCAGCGTTACGCCCTTCGTAAGCAAAGCGCTCCCGGCGAAGCGCACGCCATAGGTCTGGCTCGACAGGCGATACCCTTGCACCGCCGCTTCGTCCTGATCGACAAGATAGACGAAGCCGGTGAGCTTCCCCGCTTTCATGCCATAGCTTAGCAGCGCGAAGGCATTGTCGCCGCCCACCGCCTGTTGCCGCGCGCCAGTGCCGTCGCGGCCATTCACGGTCAGGTCGTTCCAGGCATAGGTGACGTCCGTGCTGAACCCGACGGGCTTGCCCCATGTGAAGCGCATGGCGTCGAATGTCTGCTCGTTCTGGCGAAAGCCCGCCGATCCGACGAAGCGCTGGTCGGCCAGTTCGATCCGCTGGCGTCCCGCCGTCAGTGCCAGTCCGTTCGCACCGACATAACGCAACTGCGCGCGGTTCAGCTCGAAATTGGCGGGATCGACCACCAGCGGAAACGCGGTCCGGCCATTGGTGCCGCTGTTATAATCCTCGACGATCGCCAGCGTTGCCTCGCCCTCGACCAGCAGCGACCAGTTGCCCTTGCTCGCCTCGACCCCAGGCCGCACCCGCAACGTCAGCGCCTCGGCGTCGCGTGGCAGTCCGGCCTGATCGACCGTTTCATAGCGCAGCCGCGCGTCGAGCGTCGGCATCACCTTCACGTCTTGCGCGAGGGCGGTGCCGCTCACAAGCAGCGCCACCAGCATTGCCGGCATCGTCTTCATCGTAATCCCCCTTGTCCGGCCCGCTCGGGGAGGGGGTGCGGGCCGGACGTCTTGAATGGGATCGTCAGCCCGCGTTGGCCACCGCACCGCCGTGGAGCGACCCCAACTCGCCGCTCGCCCGGGCCTTGCGGCCATAGACCAGCTCGAACAACGGTCCCGCCATCACCGTGGTGACGATCGCCATCAGCACCATCATCGCAAACAGCGTGGGGCCGATAATGCCCTTTTGCAGACCGATGTTGATGATGATGAGCTCCATCAGCCCGCGCGAGTTCATCAGCGCGCCGATGCCCAGCGCGGTGCGGTTGTCCTCACCCGCCAGCCGCGCCGCCGCCCAGCATGCGCCGAATTTGGCGAGGATCGAGACGGCCAGGATGCCCAGCGCGATCGCCAGCAGCGACAGCGAGTTGACCATGTCCATGCGCGTGTTGAGGCCGGAGTAAGTGAAGAACATCGGCAGCAGCAGCACGACCGCGATCGGCTCGACCTTGCGCTTCAGCTCTTCCACGAACAGGCCACGCGGCATGAACGCGCCGAGCAGGAAGCCGCCGAACACCGCGTGGATACCGATCGCGTCCATCAGGAATGCGGACATGCAATATAGC is a window from the Sphingomonas sp. LT1P40 genome containing:
- a CDS encoding alginate export family protein translates to MKTMPAMLVALLVSGTALAQDVKVMPTLDARLRYETVDQAGLPRDAEALTLRVRPGVEASKGNWSLLVEGEATLAIVEDYNSGTNGRTAFPLVVDPANFELNRAQLRYVGANGLALTAGRQRIELADQRFVGSAGFRQNEQTFDAMRFTWGKPVGFSTDVTYAWNDLTVNGRDGTGARQQAVGGDNAFALLSYGMKAGKLTGFVYLVDQDEAAVQGYRLSSQTYGVRFAGSALLTKGVTLGYVASVARQSDWHRNPNDYAATYWLGEAALGVRGFTLTGGYEVLGADKGLALTSVQTPLASHFKFQGWAGKFGTTPPNGLHDLYATLARGWKKTGPFDAVTLSATWHDFASDRLDQHYGNEIDLLASVKYGRATVSARYAHYRADAFATDTDKAWLSVDLAI